A window of the Citrus sinensis cultivar Valencia sweet orange chromosome 9, DVS_A1.0, whole genome shotgun sequence genome harbors these coding sequences:
- the LOC102630432 gene encoding uncharacterized protein LOC102630432 gives MGIVTSSVAAKFAFFPPDPPTYGVSREEDGRLVFSGVTADKNMDCHLLETKNGNKIVATFWRHPFARFTLLYSHGNAADLGQMLELFIELRAHLRVNIMSYDYSGYGASTGKPSEFNTYYDIEAVYNCLKREYNVKQEELILYGQSVGSGPTLHLASRLQKLRGVVLHSAILSGIRVLYPVKMTLWFDIYKNIDKIRHVNCPVLVIHGTNDDIVDLSHGKRLWELSKEKYDPLWVKGGGHCNLETYPEYIKHLRKFINAMEKLSITRPANKQLTSTSSMTEVKHNKCLRFGKR, from the exons atgggAATTGTAACGTCAAGTGTGGCAGCAAAGTTTGCATTTTTTCCACCAGACCCACCAACGTATGGTGTGAGCAGAGAAGAAGATGGGAGGCTTGTGTTCTCAGGGGTCACAGCTGATAAGAACATGGATTGTCATTTGTTGGAAACTAAAAATGGCAACAAAATTGTTGCTACGTTTTGGAGACACCCTTTTGCCAGGTTCACTTTGTTGTATTCTCATGGTAATGCTGCTGATTTAGGACAGATGCTCGAGCTTTTCATTGAGCTTAGAGCTCACCTCAGAGTCAATATTATGAG TTATGATTATTCAGGATACGGAGCATCCACTGGGAag CCATCTGAATTCAACACATATTACGACATAGAGGCTGTGTACAATTGTTTGAAAAGAGAATATAATGTAAAGCAAGAGGAGCTGATTTTATACGGCCAATCTGTTGGAAGTGGGCCCACACTGCACTTGGCTTCTCGTTTACAGAAGTTGAGAGGTGTCGTACTACATAGCGCTATCCTTTCAGGCATACGGGTCTTGTATCCTGTGAAAATGACATTGTGGTTCGACATTTACAAA AACATAGACAAAATTCGACATGTCAATTGCCCTGTTCTGGTTATACAT GGAACAAATGATGACATTGTTGATTTGTCGCATGGGAAGCGTTTATGGGAATTATCGAAGGAAAAATACGATCCCTTATGGGTCAAAGGTGGGGGTCACTGTAACCTCGAAACATATCCGGAATACATTAAACACTTGCGCAAGTTCATAAATGCAATGGAGAAACTCTCTATCACAAGACCAGCTAATAAACAGCTCACTTCTACCTCAAGTATGACAGAAGTTAAACACAATAAGTGCTTGAGATTCGGGAAAAGATAG